A region from the Melospiza georgiana isolate bMelGeo1 chromosome 10, bMelGeo1.pri, whole genome shotgun sequence genome encodes:
- the NRROS gene encoding transforming growth factor beta activator LRRC33, translating to MEAPLPGLSLLLLLLAVGWGGRMDAAWAPSPGGCELVQSIMDCTGRWLSSIPGNLRGDTEELFLDDNTIQVLSNASLLLYPHLWHLSVTRNRLELIEPGAFLSSQGLEVLSLTDNLLFTNYSLTATALSALPALRMLDLAGNQLREDMVSILVSNLSSLESLSVARNIIMRLDSSTFTNLTDLLELNLEKNYIFEIDNAFEGLQRLQRLNLAYNYLPCLVGFDLTELRVLNLSNNVIEWFLSMEIDDLFELEVLDLSHNRLLFFPVLPRQSKLHSLLLQDNRMSFYQRLPNGTSLANVTMQFLIIDGNSTNITTVRLWDELCHSNLSSLRLLDMSQNEVWGLPDDFLAQMPSLTHLKLNQNCLEAFHLPEEDPLARLTELDLSQNQLVELGVKVGTGDILPSLRLFNLSTNRLQALPPGIFTHTRKITTLDLSYNRVALCPRPGEAQSLSCVDIRGVQTLSHLSLAGCGLQGMGGRPFQGTSLMHLDLSDNRQLLSGDLAWLQDLVLTLQVLSLRNTSLSSTTDLSALSSLVRLDLSGNCLAAFPAWLGALRLRSLDLRDNCLPALPRDLPQQAPLGRSLRELYLSHNPYNCCTLGWWDALQQARGLRVPDGQQVTCRHGPSALSPGALPQPVLQSCQWHTANMELLYLVLALPTCLTLLVAFVVVFLMLKEKLLKMVKNRCGVSSPY from the exons ATGGAGGCCCCGCTCCCTGGtctctccctgctgcttctcctcctggcagtgggatggggaggcaGGATGGACGCAGCCTGGGCACCATCTCCTGGGGGCTGTGAGCTT gTGCAGAGCATCATGGACTGCACTGGCAGATGGCTGAGTTCCATCCCAGGAAACCTTCGAGGCGACACCGAGGAGCTGTTCCTTGATGACAACACTATCCAGGTCCTGAGCAAtgcctccctgctcctgtaTCCCCACCTCTGGCATCTCAGCGTGACCAGGAACCGCCTGGAGCTCATTGAGCCCGgtgccttcctcagcagccagggcctggAGGTGCTCTCCTTGACAGACAACCTGCTCTTCACCAACTACTCGCTGACAGCCACTGCTctttctgctctgccagccttgAGGATGCTGGATCTGGCTGGAAACCAGCTCAGGGAGGACATGGTGTCCATTTTAGTCTCCAACCTCTCTTCCTTGGAGTCCCTGTCTGTGGCCAGGAACATCATCATGAGGTTGGACTCATCCACCTTCACAAACCTGACAGATCTGCTGGAGCTGAACCTGGAGAAGAACTACATCTTTGAGATTGACAATGCCTTTGAagggctgcagaggctgcagaggctCAACTTAGCTTACAACTACCTCCCGTGTCTGGTGGGGTTTGACCTGACCGAGCTCAGGGTGCTCAATCTCAGCAACAACGTCATTGAGTGGTTTCTGAGCATGGAAATTGATGACCTCTttgagctggaggtgctggacCTGTCCCACAACCGCCTGCTGttcttccctgtgctgcccaggcagagcaAGCTGCactccttgctgctgcaggacaaCAGGATGAGCTTCTACCAGCGGCTCCCCAACGGCACCTCCCTGGCCAACGTCACCATGCAGTTCCTGATCATCGACGGCAACTCCACCAACATCACCACGGTCAGGCTCTGGGACGAGCTCTGCCACAGCAACCTCTCCTCCCTGCGCCTCCTGGACATGAGCCAGAACGAGGTCTGGGGCCTGCCAGATGATTTCCTGGCCCAGATGCCCTCCCTGACCCACCTGAAGCTCAACCAGAACTGCCTGGAGGCATTTCACCTGCCGGAGGAGGACCCCTTGGCCAGGCTGACAGAGCTGGACCTCAGCCAGAACCAGCTGGTGGAGCTGGGGGTGAaggtgggcactggggacatccTGCCCAGCCTGCGGCTCTTCAACCTCAGCACCAACAGGCTGCAGGCTCTTCCTCCCGGGATTTTCACCCACACCAGGAAGATCACTACCCTGGACCTCAGCTACAACCGGGTTGCCCTCTGTCCCCGGCCAGGTGAGGCCCAGAGTCTCTCCTGCGTGGACATCAGGGGTGTGCAGACCTTGAGCCACCTCTCCCTGGCGGGCTGTGGTCTGCAGGGCATGGGTGGCCGCCCCTTCCAGGGGACATCGCTGATGCACCTGGACCTCTCTGACAACCGCCAGCTGCTCTCCGGGgacctggcctggctgcaggaccTTGTCCTGACGCTGCAGGTGCTGTCTCTGAGGAACACCAGCCTCTCCTCCACCACGGACCtctctgccctgagcagcctggtgcGCTTGGACCTTTCTGGGAACTGCCTGGCCGCGTTCCCCGCCTGGCTGGGCGCGCTGAGGCTGCGCAGCCTGGACCTGCGGGACAACTGCCTGCCAGCGCTGCCGCGGGACCTGCCACAGCAGGCGCCGCTGGGCAGGAGCCTGCGGGAGCTCTACCTCAGCCACAACCCCTACAACTGCTGCACGCTGGGCTGGTGGGACGCCCTGCAGCAGGCCCGGGGGCTGCGTGTCCCCGACGGGCAGCAGGTGACCTGCAGGCACGGCCCCAGCGCGCTCAGCCCCGGCGCGCTGCCCCAGCCcgtcctgcagagctgccagtggcacacgGCCAACATGGAGCTGCTCTACCtggtgctggctctgcccaCCTGCCTGACGCTCCTGGTGGCCTTTGTGGTTGTCTTCCTCATGCTCAAGGAGAAGCTGctgaaaatggtgaaaaatcGGTGTGGGGTGTCCAGCCCTTACTGA